One window of Oncorhynchus masou masou isolate Uvic2021 chromosome 28, UVic_Omas_1.1, whole genome shotgun sequence genomic DNA carries:
- the LOC135517400 gene encoding annexin A13-like: MTLHIRFTRQSFHNYGKESDSRQKPKTHNSETNISKMGNCQPTIVPYEEFDVMADIKAIRKACKGLGTDEQAIIDILANRCAAQRMEIKQAYFDKYDDELVDVLKSELGGNFENAVLAMLDPPVVYAVKELRRAMKGAGTDEDTLVEILCTATNADIHMFKECYFQVHERDLESDVEGDTSGDVRNLLTALLQGTRDETYDVDEGLAEADATALFEAGEGCFGTDESTFSFVLANRNYLQLQATFKVYEQLSGTEILDAIDNEVSGTLKDCYITLVRVAKNPQLYFARRLNEAMKGAGTDEDTLIRILVCRSEYDLETIKDMYLEKYDMSLKDAIKSECGGDFKRLLLAICH; the protein is encoded by the exons ATGACGTTGCATATTCGTTTTACTCGCCAGTCCTTCCACAACTACGGTAAAGAATCCGACTCTCGCCAGAAGCCCAAGACTCACAACAGCGAGACAAACATTTCGAAAATGGGCAATTGTCAA CCCACTATCGTGCCATATGAGGAGTTTGATGTTATGGCTGATATAAAGGCCATACGCAAAGCCTGTAAAGGCTTGG GCACTGATGAACAAGCCATCATTGACATACTGGCTAACCGCTGTGCAGCCCAGCGGATGGAAATTAAACAAGCCTATTTTGATAAATATGACGAT GAGTTGGTGGATGTGCTGAAGAGTGAGCTGGGGGGGAACTTTGAGAATGCCGTCCTGGCCATGCTGGACCCTCCAGTCGTCTATGCAGTGAAGGAGCTCAGGAGGGCCATGAAGGGAGCAGGCACTGATGAGGATACTCTGGTGGAGATTCTGTGCACTGCCACAAACGCT GATATTCACATGTTCAAAGAATGCTACTTTCAGG TGCATGAACGGGACCTGGAATCAGATGTCGAAGGGGACACTAGTGGAGATGTGAGAAACCTGCTCACTGCTCTTTTACAG GGCACCAGAGATGAGACTTACGATGTGGATGAGGGTCTGGCTGAAGCAGATGCCACCGCCCTGTTTGAG GCTGGTGAGGGATGTTTTGGGACAGATGAATCCACTTTCAGCTTCGTCCTGGCCAACCGAAACTACCTTCAGCTACAGGCCACCTTCAAGGTGTATGAGCAG CTCTCTGGAACAGAAATTCTGGATGCCATTGATAATGAGGTCTCTGGGACACTGAAGGACTGTTACATCACACTTG TGAGGGTTGCTAAAAACCCTCAGCTGTATTTCGCCCGGCGACTGAATGAAGCCATGAAAGGAGCAGGCACTGATGAGGACACCCTCATCCGCATCCTTGTATGCCGCTCTGAG TATGATCTGGAGACCATTAAAGACATGTACCTGGAGAAGTATGACATGTCCCTGAAGGATGCCATCAAATCTGAGTGTGGTGGAGACTTCAAACGTCTCTTGCTGGCTATCTGCCATTGA
- the LOC135517401 gene encoding uncharacterized protein LOC135517401 isoform X1, translating into MTFYFIRDECARNTDKDERSGQDTVRRLCRRSGPPFSLFSPTESLGDILYRKTKHVFDYTVADMKDKKPDVSRCGSNLNQCVRPALPVRKGFNVSTSRYSQRREQSIDQMTVIRKDHVGRPLLMLKGNASLTNSDGSNNTDSFAYSPRLTKGKPSTSSQPGPDTRIPPVVTRKHSDIIREERKRHYYKDLCQQVEEKRQQKARERRRITTAEQIHNETMQFFTWGMPGSGAPNYHLDSVRRNKFSSTEIIPQEQLRCKGFSGIPFHLHVK; encoded by the exons ATGACATTTTATTTTATAAGGGATGAGTGTGCCAGAAACACAGACAAGGATGAAAGATCAGGCCAAGATACTG TGCGAAGGCTCTGCAGAAGATCAGGACCTCCTTTCTCGCTGTTCTCCCCTACGGAAAGCCTGGGGGACATACTGTACAGGAAAACCAAGCATGTGTTTGACTACACAGTCGCGGACATGAAAGACAAAAAGCCTG ATGTTTCAAGGTGTGGTTCCAATCTAAACCAATGCGTTAGACCAGCCCTTCCAGTACGGAAGggcttcaatgtatccacatctaggtacagccag AGAAGGGAACAATCAATTGATCAGATGACGGTGATCAGAAAAGATCATG TCGGTAGGCCTTTACTAATGCTGAAAGGCAATGCAAGTCTAACCAACAGTGATGGAAGCAACAACACGGATTCATTTGCTTATTCACCCAGACTCACAAAG GGTAAACCATCAACCTCCTCTCAGCCAGGACCTGACACCAGGATCCCACCAGTAGTAACCAGGAAGCATTCTGACATCATCAGAGAG GAAAGAAAGAGGCACTACTACAAAGACCTGTGTCagcaggtggaggagaagagacaacaaaaagcgagggagaggagaaggattaCCACCGCCGAACAAATT CACAATGAGACAATGCAGTTCTTCACCTGGGGGATGCCAGGGAGCGGAGCCCCAAACTACCACCTGGACTCTGTGAGAAGGAACAAGTTCAGTTCCACAGAAATTATACCCCAGGAACAG CTCCGCTGTAAAGGCTTCAGCGGGATCCCTTTTCATCTGCATGTCAAATGA
- the LOC135517401 gene encoding uncharacterized protein LOC135517401 isoform X2: MKDKKPDVSRCGSNLNQCVRPALPVRKGFNVSTSRYSQRREQSIDQMTVIRKDHVGRPLLMLKGNASLTNSDGSNNTDSFAYSPRLTKGKPSTSSQPGPDTRIPPVVTRKHSDIIREERKRHYYKDLCQQVEEKRQQKARERRRITTAEQIHNETMQFFTWGMPGSGAPNYHLDSVRRNKFSSTEIIPQEQLRCKGFSGIPFHLHVK; the protein is encoded by the exons ATGAAAGACAAAAAGCCTG ATGTTTCAAGGTGTGGTTCCAATCTAAACCAATGCGTTAGACCAGCCCTTCCAGTACGGAAGggcttcaatgtatccacatctaggtacagccag AGAAGGGAACAATCAATTGATCAGATGACGGTGATCAGAAAAGATCATG TCGGTAGGCCTTTACTAATGCTGAAAGGCAATGCAAGTCTAACCAACAGTGATGGAAGCAACAACACGGATTCATTTGCTTATTCACCCAGACTCACAAAG GGTAAACCATCAACCTCCTCTCAGCCAGGACCTGACACCAGGATCCCACCAGTAGTAACCAGGAAGCATTCTGACATCATCAGAGAG GAAAGAAAGAGGCACTACTACAAAGACCTGTGTCagcaggtggaggagaagagacaacaaaaagcgagggagaggagaaggattaCCACCGCCGAACAAATT CACAATGAGACAATGCAGTTCTTCACCTGGGGGATGCCAGGGAGCGGAGCCCCAAACTACCACCTGGACTCTGTGAGAAGGAACAAGTTCAGTTCCACAGAAATTATACCCCAGGAACAG CTCCGCTGTAAAGGCTTCAGCGGGATCCCTTTTCATCTGCATGTCAAATGA